The following proteins are encoded in a genomic region of Bosea beijingensis:
- a CDS encoding response regulator transcription factor has translation MRLLVVEDDKDLNRQIVTALENAGYAVDKAFDGEEGLYLGEAEPYDAVILDLGLPKVDGVAVLQGWRRAGKTMPVLILTARDRWSDKVSGFDAGADDYVVKPFHIEELLARVRALLRRAAGHATSELVCGPVRLDTRASRVVVDGNPVKLTSHEYRLLSYLMHHQGRVVSRTELVEHLYDQDFDRDSNTIEVFVGRLRKKLGVDVIETVRGLGYIAAAPEKV, from the coding sequence GTGAGATTGCTCGTCGTCGAGGACGACAAGGACCTCAACCGCCAGATCGTGACCGCGCTGGAGAATGCCGGCTACGCCGTCGACAAGGCTTTTGACGGCGAGGAAGGCCTCTATCTTGGCGAAGCCGAGCCCTATGACGCGGTGATTCTCGATCTCGGCCTGCCCAAGGTCGACGGCGTCGCCGTCCTGCAGGGCTGGCGCCGCGCCGGCAAGACCATGCCGGTGCTGATCCTGACCGCCCGTGATCGCTGGAGCGACAAGGTCTCGGGCTTCGATGCCGGCGCCGACGACTATGTCGTGAAGCCCTTCCATATCGAGGAATTGCTGGCGCGCGTCCGGGCGTTGCTGCGCCGCGCCGCAGGTCATGCCACGTCGGAGCTGGTCTGCGGTCCCGTCCGGCTCGACACGCGCGCGAGCCGCGTCGTCGTCGACGGCAATCCGGTGAAGCTCACTTCGCACGAATACCGCCTGCTTTCGTACCTGATGCATCATCAGGGCCGGGTGGTGTCGCGGACCGAGCTGGTCGAGCATCTCTACGATCAGGACTTCGACCGCGATTCGAACACGATCGAGGTCTTCGTCGGCCGCTTGCGCAAGAAGCTCGGCGTCGATGTCATCGAGACTGTCCGGGGGCTCGGCTATATCGCCGCCGCTCCGGAAAAGGTCTGA
- a CDS encoding PepSY domain-containing protein: MSTMLVEPILAFALIAASPMPIVRVDDATPISCLSSEETRDAVAEGRVMQPAEASRHARHAAPGEVVRIRLCRQGEDFVYVVTTLKRDGRVARVTLEGQSGKIATIR, from the coding sequence ATGTCGACGATGCTGGTCGAACCGATCCTTGCTTTTGCGCTCATCGCCGCTTCGCCGATGCCGATCGTTCGGGTCGACGATGCGACGCCGATCTCCTGCCTGTCCTCCGAAGAGACGCGCGACGCCGTGGCCGAAGGGCGCGTGATGCAGCCGGCCGAGGCCTCGCGCCATGCCCGCCATGCCGCGCCGGGCGAGGTCGTCCGCATCAGGCTGTGTCGCCAGGGCGAGGATTTCGTCTATGTGGTCACGACGTTGAAGCGTGACGGCCGCGTCGCGAGGGTGACGCTGGAAGGACAATCCGGCAAGATCGCCACCATCCGCTGA